A genomic region of Xanthocytophaga agilis contains the following coding sequences:
- a CDS encoding PQQ-binding-like beta-propeller repeat protein encodes MKEVIQVYTDVKGYSVKGGNLLLYFSNRHLYWNNTLITDDLPGSDYELYTDVLFYVKKGGSTYVYDLRDGSQRFINKRYLWRSYVDGIGLFLDNEEYVTIRVTDGQEISRTVFPKGVERMCFSDYIFQTTFKNEKKEILQCFDRTTGEYQWEYDARKEGAYQDFSRRDSIHSGEIHRILGRYEDIVVVAVTGEHLMAFDVRTGNKRWQIDSVTGAIPLYLQNNPRLPSASEFKLDPITGVLTSFYQGIYIEIDARTGTAIKVLNDYTHLTDTRMELVHSNWYKEGPYIYYFTDGFRKRLPQLIAYDTDQAKVVWTHIFEGKSQIESYDRYALTKMIYDRGLFYVWDINHVLTVLKN; translated from the coding sequence ATGAAAGAAGTAATACAAGTCTATACAGATGTTAAGGGATACAGTGTAAAGGGGGGAAACTTACTCCTGTATTTTAGTAATCGACACCTTTATTGGAATAACACCCTGATCACAGATGATCTTCCCGGATCTGATTATGAACTTTATACAGATGTTCTTTTCTATGTAAAAAAAGGTGGGAGTACTTATGTATATGATCTACGTGATGGGTCACAACGTTTTATCAATAAGCGGTATTTGTGGCGCTCTTATGTAGATGGTATCGGTTTATTTCTTGATAATGAAGAGTACGTTACGATAAGAGTGACAGATGGACAGGAGATTTCCCGGACAGTGTTTCCGAAAGGGGTTGAACGCATGTGTTTTAGCGACTATATTTTTCAGACAACATTTAAAAACGAGAAAAAAGAAATACTGCAATGTTTTGACCGGACTACGGGAGAATATCAATGGGAATATGATGCCAGAAAAGAAGGAGCCTATCAGGATTTTAGTAGGCGAGATAGTATCCATTCAGGTGAAATCCATAGAATTTTAGGAAGATATGAAGATATTGTGGTAGTAGCGGTTACAGGTGAACATCTCATGGCATTTGATGTAAGGACTGGCAATAAACGATGGCAGATAGATTCCGTAACAGGTGCCATTCCTCTATATTTGCAAAATAACCCGCGGCTGCCATCCGCAAGTGAGTTCAAACTAGACCCCATAACCGGAGTTCTCACTTCCTTTTATCAGGGTATCTATATTGAGATCGATGCCCGTACAGGTACAGCGATAAAAGTACTGAACGACTATACACACCTTACAGATACAAGAATGGAACTGGTACACTCTAATTGGTACAAAGAAGGTCCGTATATCTATTATTTTACAGATGGTTTTCGGAAGCGACTACCTCAACTTATTGCATATGATACAGATCAGGCAAAGGTGGTCTGGACACATATATTTGAGGGTAAGAGTCAAATAGAATCATATGATCGGTATGCATTGACAAAAATGATATATGATCGTGGACTTTTCTATGTGTGGGATATTAACCATGTTTTGACAGTGTTGAAGAACTGA